The following coding sequences lie in one Pempheris klunzingeri isolate RE-2024b chromosome 13, fPemKlu1.hap1, whole genome shotgun sequence genomic window:
- the hikeshi gene encoding protein Hikeshi, whose product MFGCLVAGRLVQTDAVQVASDKFVFNLADYENVNHVVVFMLGTVPFPAGMGGAVYFSFPDPTSGGPVWQLLGFITNDKPSAIFKISGLKAGEGGAHPFGSVASSPSPSVAQVGVSVEALEQLAQQIPVSSAAVSTVDSFLHFTQKMLDSFYNFVSSFAVTQAQMAPNPAETFIPSGCVLRWYESFQRRMAQNPHFWKN is encoded by the coding sequence ATGTTCGGCTGTCTGGTCGCCGGTCGGTTGGTGCAGACGGACGCGGTGCAGGTGGCTTCGGACAAGTTCGTGTTCAACCTGGCGGACTACGAGAACGTGAACCACGTGGTGGTGTTCATGCTGGGCACGGTGCCCTTCCCGGCCGGGATGGGCGGCGCCGTCTACTTCTCGTTCCCGGACCCGACGAGCGGCGGCCCGGTGTGGCAGCTGCTCGGCTTCATCACCAACGACAAGCCGAGTGCCATCTTCAAGATCTCCGGGCTGAAGGCCGGGGAGGGCGGGGCGCACCCCTTCGGCTCCGTGGCCTCCTCCCCGTCGCCCTCCGTGGCGCAGGTCGGGGTGTCGGTGGAGGCTCTGGAGCAGCTGGCCCAGCAGATCCCGGTGTCCAGCGCCGCCGTGTCCACCGTGGACTCCTTCCTGCACTTCACGCAGAAGATGTTGGACAGTTTCTATAACTTCGTGTCGTCCTTCGCTGTGACGCAGGCGCAGATGGCGCCGAACCCCGCGGAGACCTTCATCCCGTCCGGCTGCGTCCTCCGGTGGTACGAGAGCTTCCAGCGGAGGATGGCGCAGAACCCCCACTtctggaagaactga
- the LOC139211543 gene encoding dehydrogenase/reductase SDR family member 13-like isoform X2, whose protein sequence is MFHLLLLAGVLLGGYILLTHTLFKRSRCSGNAAMAGKTVIITGGNTGIGKATALHLARKGARVILACRNRDKAESTMAEIQQETGSTDMLYLQLDLASLKSIRRFAETFLKTESRLDLLINNAGVVADGRTEDGFGIEFGVNHLGHFLLTRLLLDRLKEVGGGRVVTLASMAYRWGHIDFNVSTQYSWQFFQAYCSSKLCNVLFTYELAKRLRGTNVTCYSVHPGVVRTELSRHVSLWQKVFIEPVARLLFLDPEAGAQTSLHCALQEGIEPLSGRYFSCCAVQDVCARGRDDAVARRLWEVSEELCGLSED, encoded by the exons ATgttccacctgctgctgctggccggCGTGCTGCTGGGGGGGTAcatcctcctcacacacactctcttcaaGAGGTCCAGGTGTTCAGGAAACGCAGCGATGGCCGGGAAGACCGTCATCATCacag GAGGAAACACCGGCATCGGTAAAGCCACGGCGCTGCACCTGGCCAGGAAGGGAGCCAGAGTGATCCTGGCCTGCCGGAACCGGGACAAGGCCGAGTCCACCATGGCAGAGATACAGCAg gaaacaggaagtaccGACATGCTCTACCTGCAGCTGGACCTGGCCAGCCTCAAGTCCATCCGCCGCTTCGCCGAAACGTTCCTGAAAACTGAGTCCAGGCTGGACCTGCTCATCAACAacgcag GTGTGGTGGCCGACGGGCGGACAGAGGACGGGTTCGGCATCGAGTTCGGGGTGAACCACCTGGGCCACTTCCTGCTGACCCGCCTGCTGCTGGACAGGCTGAAGGAGGTGGGGGGAGGACGCGTGGTCACTCTGGCCTCCATGGCTTACCGCTGGGGACACATCGACTTCAACGTGAGCACACA GTACAGCTGGCAGTTCTTCCAGGCCTACTGCAGCAGTAAGCTGTGCAACGTGCTCTTCACCTACGAGCTCGCCAAGAGGCTCAGAGGGACCAACGTCACCTGCTACAGCGTCCACCCAG GAGTGGTCCGCACCGAGCTGTCCCGTCACGTCAGCCTGTGGCAGAAGGTTTTCATCGAGCCCGTGGCCCGGCTGCTGTTCCTGGACCCGGAGGCCGGAGCCCAGACCTCGCTGCACTGCGCCCTGCAGGAGGGAATCGAGCCTCTGAGCGGACGCTACTTCTCCTGCTGCGCCGTGCAGGACGTGTGCGCCCGGGGCCGAGACGACGCCGTGGCCCGGAGACTGTGGGAGGTCAGCGAGGAGCTGTGTGGACTCTCTGAGGACTGA
- the LOC139211543 gene encoding dehydrogenase/reductase SDR family member 13-like isoform X1 — MFHLLLLAGVLLGGYILLTHTLFKRSRCSGNAAMAGKTVIITGGNTGIGKATALHLARKGARVILACRNRDKAESTMAEIQQETGSTDMLYLQLDLASLKSIRRFAETFLKTESRLDLLINNAGVVADGRTEDGFGIEFGVNHLGHFLLTRLLLDRLKEVGGGRVVTLASMAYRWGHIDFNALAADGHLGTGRYSWQFFQAYCSSKLCNVLFTYELAKRLRGTNVTCYSVHPGVVRTELSRHVSLWQKVFIEPVARLLFLDPEAGAQTSLHCALQEGIEPLSGRYFSCCAVQDVCARGRDDAVARRLWEVSEELCGLSED; from the exons ATgttccacctgctgctgctggccggCGTGCTGCTGGGGGGGTAcatcctcctcacacacactctcttcaaGAGGTCCAGGTGTTCAGGAAACGCAGCGATGGCCGGGAAGACCGTCATCATCacag GAGGAAACACCGGCATCGGTAAAGCCACGGCGCTGCACCTGGCCAGGAAGGGAGCCAGAGTGATCCTGGCCTGCCGGAACCGGGACAAGGCCGAGTCCACCATGGCAGAGATACAGCAg gaaacaggaagtaccGACATGCTCTACCTGCAGCTGGACCTGGCCAGCCTCAAGTCCATCCGCCGCTTCGCCGAAACGTTCCTGAAAACTGAGTCCAGGCTGGACCTGCTCATCAACAacgcag GTGTGGTGGCCGACGGGCGGACAGAGGACGGGTTCGGCATCGAGTTCGGGGTGAACCACCTGGGCCACTTCCTGCTGACCCGCCTGCTGCTGGACAGGCTGAAGGAGGTGGGGGGAGGACGCGTGGTCACTCTGGCCTCCATGGCTTACCGCTGGGGACACATCGACTTCAAC GCTCTGGCGGCGGACGGACACCTGGGCACCGGCAGGTACAGCTGGCAGTTCTTCCAGGCCTACTGCAGCAGTAAGCTGTGCAACGTGCTCTTCACCTACGAGCTCGCCAAGAGGCTCAGAGGGACCAACGTCACCTGCTACAGCGTCCACCCAG GAGTGGTCCGCACCGAGCTGTCCCGTCACGTCAGCCTGTGGCAGAAGGTTTTCATCGAGCCCGTGGCCCGGCTGCTGTTCCTGGACCCGGAGGCCGGAGCCCAGACCTCGCTGCACTGCGCCCTGCAGGAGGGAATCGAGCCTCTGAGCGGACGCTACTTCTCCTGCTGCGCCGTGCAGGACGTGTGCGCCCGGGGCCGAGACGACGCCGTGGCCCGGAGACTGTGGGAGGTCAGCGAGGAGCTGTGTGGACTCTCTGAGGACTGA
- the LOC139211542 gene encoding dehydrogenase/reductase SDR family member 13-like translates to MMLESLLVGALLVGGYFLLHATYLKLPRCKSTAKLHGKTAIVTGANTGIGKTTATDLARRGARVILACRDRRRAEAAVQEIIQETGNSQVIFMQLDLASLQSVRSFADSFLRSESRLDLLINNAGLMDSGKTEDGFGMIFGVNHLGHFLLTALLLERLKASGLSRVVTVGSKAYKMGKVDFVCLAAHRDLALGSSYFHASMMYCHSKLCNILFTYELAKRLQGTDVTCYSLHPGAIKTEIGRHASFWWKLLLKPIISVFFVDVESGAQTTLHCALEPGIEHLSGHFFTQCAPLLNIESKARDDAAARKLWELSESFCGLA, encoded by the exons aTGATGCTGGAGTCGCTGCTGGTGGGGGCTCTGTTAGTCGGAGGTTATTTTCTTCTCCATGCGACTTATCTCAAGTTGCCCAGATGTAAAAGTACCGCAAAGCTTCATGGGAAAACCGCCATCGTCACCG GAGCGAACACCGGCATCGGTAAGACCACAGCGACGGACCTGGCCAGGAGGGGGGCGAGGGTGATCCTGGCCTGCAGGGACAGACGGCGAGCCGAGGCCGCCGTCCAGGAAATCATCCAG GAGACGGGGAACAGCCAGGTGATCTTCATGCAGCTCGACCTCGCCAGTCTGCAGTCTGTCCGATCCTTCGCCGACAGCTTCCTCCGATCCGAGTCCAGACTGGATCTGCTCATCAACAACGCTG GTCTGATGGACAGCGGAAAGACAGAGGACGGCTTTGGGATGATCTTCGGTGTCAATCACCTGGGTCACTTCCTGTTGACGGCGTTGCTCCTGGAGCGGCTGAAGGCGAGCGGGCTGAGCCGCGTGGTGACGGTGGGCTCCAAAGCCTACAAGATGGGGAAGGTGGATTTCGTCTGCCTGGCGGCTCACAGAGATTTGGCTTTGGGCAGCAGTTACTTCCACGCCTCCATGATGTACTGCCACAGCAAACTGTGCAACATCCTCTTCACCTACGAGCTCGCCAAGAGGCTGCAGGGCACCGACGTCACCTGCTACAGCCTCCATCCTG GAGCCATAAAGACGGAGATCGGCCGTCACGCCAGCTTCTGGTGGAAGCTCTTATTGAAACCCATCATCTCCGTTTTCTTCGTGGACGTTGAGTCCGGAGCTCAGACCACGCTCCACTGTGCCCTGGAGCCAGGCATCGAGCACCTCAGCGGCCACTTCTTCACCCAGTGTGCACCTCTGCTGAACATCGAGTCCAAGGCGCGAGACGACGCCGCGGCCAGGAAGCTGTGGGAGCTCAGCGAGAGCTTCTGCGGCCTGGCCTAA